The Syntrophorhabdaceae bacterium sequence TACCGAAGGTAATAAAACAGTGGCAGATGGTTCAACCGACAGTTTTTAACAGAGAAACAAAAGAGACTACACCCGGAAAGCTTGCTATGGCAGAGATTCCCGTTCCTGAACTGAGAGAGGACGAGGTTCTCGTAGAGGTCGCAGGGTGTGGTGTATGCCATACCGACCTTGGATATTTCTATGACGGCGTTCCGACGGTCAGTAAACCGCCTCTGGCCCTCGGCCATGAGATCAGCGGTGTGGTAGTAGCCGGCGATCCCGCATGGATCGGCAAGGAAGTGATCATTCCCGCGGTTATGCCCTGCAGAAAGTGTATCCTCTGCAAAACAGGAAGAGGCAACAGATGTCTTGCCCAGAAGATGCCCGGCAACTCAATCGGCGTCTACGGCGGTTTTTCAAGCCATATCCCCGTTCCTACCGTTGACCTTTGTCTTGTGTCTGACAGAAAAGGGTATGCACTCGAACAGTTGTCAGTTGTCGCGGATGCGGTAACCACCCCGTACCAGGCAGCAAAAAGGGCTGATCTGCAGCCTGGCGATAACGTGATTGTCATCGGTGCAACCGGTGGGGTCGGTGTCTACATGGCGCAGACCGTGAAGGCGCTCGGCGCAAAGACCGTTATCGGCATTGCAAGGAATCCGAAGAAGCTCGAAAGGGCGCTCAGCTATGGTTGTGACCACGTGATCAGCACCCTCGACAAGACGAACAAGGACGTCGTCGGCGAGTGGAGAAACTTCGTAAAATCCAAAGGCCTTGCCAATACAGGCTGGAAGATCTTTGAGGTAACAGGGACTAAGGCGGGACAGGAACTGGCACTCGACCTGCTTTCATTTGTAGGAAAATTGATCCTTGTCGGATTCGGAATGGCAAAGAGCGAGTATATGTTCTCCAAGCTGATGGCCTTTGATGCCGAGATAATCGGAACATGGGGTTGCCTGCCTGAATACTATCCGATAGTGCTCGACATGGTTCTCTCCAAGAAGATCGTGATCGACCCCTTCGTCGAAGTAAGGCCTATGAGCACCATAGCGGCAACATTTGACGAGATACATAAAGCAGGTTCGCCTGAAAAACGGGTTGTCCTGAAACCCGATTTTTAAATAAAATACCTTAGAGGAGGAAACATATGGGATTAGAATGGATGCCAAGAGAAGGCGGATTAAAAAATCATGACAGACATGGTGCGCAGTGGTGGGGCACAGAAGCTCCCTCCACAGTGTACGAAAAGAGACCCCTGAAGGATCCTAAGGGCAATGTAGTGCCGGGTCTTTATGTTGCATGGATCAGACTTAACAACCCTGCACAGTACAACTCCTATACCACAGAGATGGTAAAGGGTGTTATCGCAGGTTTTGAGAATTCTTCAACAGACCGCGAAGTAGTGGCAACGGTTTTTACCGGAACAGGCCCGAACGCCTTCTGCACAGGCGGCAACACGAAAGAGTATTCAGAGTATTACAGCATGCGTCCGGAAGAATACGGCTGGTATATGGAACTTTTTAACAACATGGTCGACTCGATCCTTATGTGCAAAAAGCCGGTTATCTGCCGGGTGAACGGCATGAGAGTGGCCGGCGGCCAGGAGATCGGCCTTGCCTGTGACCTTGCCATTTCATCTGACCTCGCAATCTTCGGCCAGGCAGGTCCCCGTCACGGTTCAGCCCCTGTGGGCGGCTCCTCTGATTTCCTCCCCTGGTTCCTTACAGCAGAGGATGCGATGTGGAGCTGTGTAAGCTGTGAGATGTGGTCAGCATACAAGATGAAGGCCAAAAACCTCATCTCCAAGGCTATCCCCGTCCTGAAAGACGACAAGGGCAACTGGGTACGCAACCCGCAGGTTATCACCGACGCCTTTGTAAAAGATGGCGAGATCGTCTACGGCGAGCCCAAGACAGGCCAGGAAGCTAAAGATGCCAGGGCATGGGTTAATGATCAACTGAAAAACAACAAATACGATTTCTCACTCCTCGATGCAGAGGTCGACAGGGTCGTCTGGATCTTCGCGAACCTCTTCCCCGGATGCTTGATGAAATCAATTGACGGTGTCAGGCAGAAAAAGAAATCATTCTGGGATGCGATGAAGAACGATCACAGGTACTGGCTGGCAGTAAATATGATGGGCGAGGCATTTGCCGGTTTCGGCGCGTTCAACACGAAGAAGATCACCGGAACGGACACCATCGACTTCATCAAGAACCGCCAGCTCATTGCAGAGGGCGCATTGAACGACGAAGCATACTTCGAAAAGATCTTTGGCAAACCGCAGGCGAAGTAAAGCAACAAGAACCCATAGGGGGGTTTTATGCCCCCCTTTTTTTATTGCAAGGCGCTTGGCGCTATGCGCATAGCGTATTTGTTGTAAAAGGAAAGGAGAAATACCATGGCATTTCAACATATTCTCTATGAAAAAAAGGACAAGGTTGCAAAGATCACATTGAACGTCCCGCCGTCGAACTGGCTGACGATCGTTATGATGAAGGAGATCAACCAGGTGCTTGCGGAGATAAAAAAAGACCCCACCGTACAGCTCCTCGTTTTCGATCATGCCGGCGAGAAGGCATTCTGTGACGGCGTTGACGTGGCTGACCATACGGCCGACAAGGTCAACGAGATGATCGAGGTCTTCCACGGGATGTTCCGCCTTATGACTGAAATGGACGTGACAACCGTGGCAGTAGTGAACGGTCGTTCCCTCGGGGGTGGCTGTGAGCTCATGTCCTTCTGCGATATCGTCATTGCATCAGAGAAGGCACGGATCGGACAGCCTGAGATTGCCGTCGGGGTTTACCCCCCTGTGGCAGCAGCGTGGTTTCCGAAGATCATCGGTCTCCAGAAGACTTACGAACTTCTTTTGACCGGCAAGATCATCAACGCCAAAGAGGCCCAGGCCATAGGGCTCGTGACCGTTGTATTGCCTGTTGAGGGTTTTCAGACAGAAGTGGAGAAGTATCTTGCGGACTATCTGAACAAGAGCAGGCCGGTGGCGATGTGGACGAAAAAGGCGATCAGGGCAGGGCTGAGCCTGGATTTTCTCCAGGCGCTCAAGGCCTCCGAGATCATTTATTTGCAGGGCTGTATGGCCACGGATGACGCCAGGGAAGGAATCAGTGCCTTCATGGAAAAGAGAAAGCCGGTCTGGAAAGACAAGTAGTCAGGAATCATGCAGTACGCACCGAAAGAAGAGATCGACAGCAGGATTGAGAAGGTAAAGGTATTGATGGAAAAGGCCTCTATTGACGGGGCCTTTTTTCATTACAAGATCGATTACTATTACCTCTCCGGTACAATGCAGGATTCACTCCTCTACGTGCCCCTTGACGACAAGCCCATCCTGTTCGTTAAAAGGGAGATATCAAGGGCGCGCAGAGAGTCCCCCATTGAGCGGATACTGCCGATGCGTTCCATGAAGGATATCCTGGACCACATTAAACCAATGAAACGGATAGGGATGCAGCTCGATGTCATACCATACAACGATGTGATGAAATTCAAAGGGCTTTTTGGTGATGTAGAGTTTGTCAATGCATCTCCGCTTACCAGGGAGGTGCGTAAGTTCAAATCACCCTTCGAGATTGCGCTCATGGAAAAGGCCGCGGAGATCCAGAAGAGGGTTTACGCCCTGGTACCGGAGCTCCTGCGCGAAGGAATGACAGAGATTGAGCTGGGCGGCATGCTTGAGGCCCACGCAAAGGCCATGGGGCACGAGGGCCTTTTACGGGTACGTTCACTTAATTATGAGGCCTATACCTGGCATGTCCTGAGCGGACGCACAGGGAGTATTGTAAGCCAGTCCGATTCACCGATGGGCGGCCTCGGGCTATCTCCTGCCTTCCCGGTTGGCGCGAGTATGAAGAAGATAAAGAGGGATGAGCCGGTCCTCAT is a genomic window containing:
- the had gene encoding 6-hydroxycyclohex-1-ene-1-carbonyl-CoA dehydrogenase, which gives rise to MADVPKVIKQWQMVQPTVFNRETKETTPGKLAMAEIPVPELREDEVLVEVAGCGVCHTDLGYFYDGVPTVSKPPLALGHEISGVVVAGDPAWIGKEVIIPAVMPCRKCILCKTGRGNRCLAQKMPGNSIGVYGGFSSHIPVPTVDLCLVSDRKGYALEQLSVVADAVTTPYQAAKRADLQPGDNVIVIGATGGVGVYMAQTVKALGAKTVIGIARNPKKLERALSYGCDHVISTLDKTNKDVVGEWRNFVKSKGLANTGWKIFEVTGTKAGQELALDLLSFVGKLILVGFGMAKSEYMFSKLMAFDAEIIGTWGCLPEYYPIVLDMVLSKKIVIDPFVEVRPMSTIAATFDEIHKAGSPEKRVVLKPDF
- the oah gene encoding 6-oxocyclohex-1-ene-1-carbonyl-CoA hydratase yields the protein MGLEWMPREGGLKNHDRHGAQWWGTEAPSTVYEKRPLKDPKGNVVPGLYVAWIRLNNPAQYNSYTTEMVKGVIAGFENSSTDREVVATVFTGTGPNAFCTGGNTKEYSEYYSMRPEEYGWYMELFNNMVDSILMCKKPVICRVNGMRVAGGQEIGLACDLAISSDLAIFGQAGPRHGSAPVGGSSDFLPWFLTAEDAMWSCVSCEMWSAYKMKAKNLISKAIPVLKDDKGNWVRNPQVITDAFVKDGEIVYGEPKTGQEAKDARAWVNDQLKNNKYDFSLLDAEVDRVVWIFANLFPGCLMKSIDGVRQKKKSFWDAMKNDHRYWLAVNMMGEAFAGFGAFNTKKITGTDTIDFIKNRQLIAEGALNDEAYFEKIFGKPQAK
- a CDS encoding enoyl-CoA hydratase/isomerase family protein — encoded protein: MAFQHILYEKKDKVAKITLNVPPSNWLTIVMMKEINQVLAEIKKDPTVQLLVFDHAGEKAFCDGVDVADHTADKVNEMIEVFHGMFRLMTEMDVTTVAVVNGRSLGGGCELMSFCDIVIASEKARIGQPEIAVGVYPPVAAAWFPKIIGLQKTYELLLTGKIINAKEAQAIGLVTVVLPVEGFQTEVEKYLADYLNKSRPVAMWTKKAIRAGLSLDFLQALKASEIIYLQGCMATDDAREGISAFMEKRKPVWKDK
- a CDS encoding Xaa-Pro peptidase family protein, which encodes MQYAPKEEIDSRIEKVKVLMEKASIDGAFFHYKIDYYYLSGTMQDSLLYVPLDDKPILFVKREISRARRESPIERILPMRSMKDILDHIKPMKRIGMQLDVIPYNDVMKFKGLFGDVEFVNASPLTREVRKFKSPFEIALMEKAAEIQKRVYALVPELLREGMTEIELGGMLEAHAKAMGHEGLLRVRSLNYEAYTWHVLSGRTGSIVSQSDSPMGGLGLSPAFPVGASMKKIKRDEPVLIDFGICYHGYQVDQTRMYAIGKMPDLFSRAYDACREIHYRVLDKTLEGLTSRELFEYSKELADRLGYGDVYLGFKPHKVRFLAHGIGIELAELPFITANHDYPIEEGMVFAIEPKMVFPRKGACGVENTIIMEKGHYRVLTDNDENIIIV